DNA sequence from the Maridesulfovibrio frigidus DSM 17176 genome:
TAGCAGCCTGCTGCTGCTCAGTAGGAATGAAATCCCATTCATCTGATGATATCTGACACTTTTCTGCAGGATTGCGCTCTTCTGCTGGTGGCGGGCCAACTTTTAAGAGTAAGTCAGATTGCAGCTTGTTAATAACCCCAGTGGTCCAATCTCCCATAATCATTTTAAGGAAACCTTTCTCACGCGGGCCATTCTCATAAATATATTCCAAAACTTGCAACTGGCGGGCCGCATTGGGCCGAACGGGCCACGGAGGATCAGTAGTAAGGCTGACGTATTCTTCTTTTTCTATGGACGCAGGCAAGCTGACGTTCATTCTGTCATCATTATAGATGGAGACAAGATTCAGACGAGATTCAAAGGACATACGTGCGAGGTCAGCACCTTTTATTTTTGTCGGAAAATTTCTATCAGCGATCTTGAAAGTCAGCTTAGCGCTGCGGAATCTTTTTGGAACAACGTTTTCCAAAACTTTGCCGAGCGGTTGCAACTGCCGCGTTGCAATATTCCGGTACAGCTGAAAATGAGTTGAATTCAGTAACGGATGCTTTTCCAGAGGCCATACGATGGATTTAAGCTCAATATTTTCTGGAGCAACAGTCTGAATCTCAATTAAAAAAGCAACTCTGAAAGATTTCCCCAATGGAACAAGAACCCGCTGACCTTCCGATAATTGTGGAAGGTCAGCGGGCGCTGAATAAGTATAAATGGAGTATGGAGGACTGGCGAGGCAGGCCTGCCAGAGTGTAGTCATCTTAGTCCCTGCTAGAGTTTAATGCGGAGACATTTTTTAAGCAGTTCTAAAGCAAAACTACTGGGGATGCCGCATGATGGCTCTTTTTTTAGAGCTGAAGCGGAGAAAACAACTGGGTCAATTTTTTGCCTGACTCCAAGCCATTCAATTTTAAATTCAACAGAATCATCTCCCACTATAATCACACCTGTATGTGGAAGCATAAATCCCGCGAACTTTGTGTAAGTACCAAAGGAAATGGACCTTCCAGCCCCAAGTGTAATTTTAAGAGGAGCAAAATTTTCATTATCAAGCCTAATTTGAGGTGAGGAATCATCAGTAGATTCTGCACCAAAAACAAAGGCAGGGAAGCCGTCATTGAATCCGTAACTTCTTGTAGAGTTTGTCATACCAAGACTTTTCCAGTCACTGGTAGCATCATCAGAAACCCAAAACTGCAACATGGAAACGGGAAGATCCGCATTCATCGGACATTCAGCAGAAGTTTCGAAATACTGCCCGATGGATTTTGCTGTAACAGTTCCATTACCGGAGTTGCTTACAAAGGTCTGCTGCCAGTGGTCATCTCCACGCTTTATTCTAAGCGATGTACCCGGCTCAGAAGGGAAAGTAATGAGAGCCTCATACGAAGTTAACGCACCATATTTTTGATACATTGTATCATCTATGGCTTCATCTGACGGAAAAAAGGCCCTTGCTGATCTGCACCAAAACAGACTAGCAACAAGGACCATTATGAACAAAAATGCTGGTATTTTTTTTACGAACAAGACAAAAGCTCCCGCAAACTCTTTACTAAACCATCACGTAATTCTTCATCCTGAAGAGCGAAATAAATATTTGCAGTAAGATACTCAACCCAGTCGCCCGCGTCAAATCTTTGCCCGCGCAATTTAACCGCAAGGAGTTTGTTGTCCTGAGCAAGGCACTGCAAAGCATCAGTGAGCTGAATTTCTCCGCCAACACCTGGCTCTAGATTCTCGAGATGATCAAATATTTCAGGCAAAAGAACGTAACGCCCAACAATAGCAAGCCTTGATGGAGCCTGCCCTATAGGTGGTTTTTCAACCAAGTTACGAACTCTGTACATTCCAGGAGCAAATTCTTCTCCCTGAACAATACCATAACGATCAACCTTATTCTCAGGAACCTCAATAACACCTACAACAGCCATATTTTCTGTACGCGCTGCATCGATAAGCTGCTTAATACCAGGCTCTAAGCCAAACATAAGGTCATCCCCAACCATTACGGCGAAAGGATCATTTTTACAGACTTCTTTGGCACAAAGTACAGCATGACCAAGTCCAAGCTGTTTTTTCTGACGAACAGAAATGATGTTAACCATTTCCGCGACTCGTCTGCACTCGGCTAAAATTTCATGCTTGTTAGCACGCTTAAGAACATCTTCAAGGGACAAGTTATAGTCAAAATGGTCTTCAATTATTTTTTTGTTTTGGTTTGTAATAAAAACAACATCTGTTAGTCCACTAGTCATTGCTTCTTCAACAACATACTGAATGACAGGCTTTCTAAAGATCGGGAGCATTTCTTTAGGAATATTTTTAGTAGCAGGCAATGATCTTGTGCCCCAACCAGCAACAGGAATAATAACTTTTTTGATGACCATCGTTCAGACTCCTTGAATAATTCAGCGGCTAATTATTGCGCTGAACAAATTATTTAAACTAAATGCTTTTCCAGAACGTCCGCAAGCTCAGCGGTATAAAGATCAACCTTAGAGCTGTCTTCTGCTTCAACCATCACTCTAGCTACAGACTCAGTGCCTGAATAACGGAGCAAAACTCTACCTTTATCACCAAGTGCTTTTTCAACTTTTTTAAGAGCTTCCTGCACTGCGGGCACTTCCTCGAAAGGAACTTTTCTCTTAACATGAACATTTACAAGCGATTGTGGATACAGTTTAAGCAAACCTGAAAGCTCAGATAGCGGTCTGTTTTTCTCACAAAGTATACGCAATAACTGGAGGGCCGCGAGGAGTCCATCGCCAGTTGTACTATACTCTCTGAATATTAGGTGGCCAGACTGCTCTCCGCCAAGAACTGCACCTTCGCGGCGCATGGCTTCCATAACATAGCGGTCACCAACATTAGTTCGCAGCAACGTTCCGCCGCGTTCTTTCATGAAATTTTCAAGAGCCATATTACTCATCACAGTTGCGACAAGCATATTTTTGGTAAGTTTACCACGCTCCATAAGATCTGCAGCACAAAGAGCCATGAGCTGATCACCATCAAGAACCTGCCCTTTCTCATCGACTACGATCAAACGGTCACCGTCACCATCGATAGCAAGGCCGATATCCGCATTCTCTTCAATCACTCTTTGCCCGACAATCTCAGGATATAGTGAACCGCACTTGTCATTGATATTAAGACCATTAGGCTTATTCCCGATAGTCACAACTTCTGCACCAAGCTCTTCGAACATATGGCCGAGACTGTAAGTTGCACCATTGGCACAATCAAGCACAAGCTTAACGCCTTTAAGCGTCATTTTCTGAGGAAAGCTGTACTTCAAATAAACGATATAGCGACCTTTCGCATCTTCAATCTTGGATGCCCTTCCGACGTTCTCAGACTGAGGATAATTCCAGTTAGGATTATCAGAAAGTACCATTTCAGCAATTTCGTCTTCGAGTCCGTCAGGAAGTTTGAAGCCGTCTTTATCAAAAAGTTTGATCCCATTATCCATAAAAGGATTGTGAGAAGCAGAAATAACTATGCCAAGGTCAGCGCGCATATTTCGGGTAAGAAAAGAAATTGCAGGAGTAGGCATCGGCCCGACCTGAAAAACATCCATTCCCATAGCACAAAGCCCAGCTGTAAGCGCAGACTCAAAAACATAGCCTGAAAGTCTTGTATCTTTACCAATTATAACTTTGGGCCGCTGATTGCCATTTCTAAAAAAATGACCACATGCAAGACCTAATTTCAAAGCAATATCAGGTGTCATCGGAAATATATTGACTTGACCACGCAGGCCATCAGTTCCAAATAAACGTTTACTCATCCATCATCTCCCAAAACAGAATAGGATCTACTGATCCACTAAATCCTGTCTTGATATTGTTACAGTTATTACTTCAGGATTCTTTTTAGTAACTGAGCACCCTGAAGGAACGCTAACATCATAATTAACGATGTTTTCACCATTTGGTATTGTCGCATTAATATCTATAGAAGCAGTAATTTCATTTCTAAAATCATTTTTACGGAAAAAGGGTTTTGGACCTTCAACAAAAAGTCTCACAAAATTCTGACTAGCAGTAAAATCAATTTCTTCGGGCCCCAAAATATACAAGGGAACTTTTACCCACATCTTAGCCTTTCTTACCTTAAAAACAAGCGAAACAGAAACCATTCCCGGATTAGCTTCTACTTCTTCAGGAAGATTCAATGGAATCAACCCCTTCCATACTTCAGGAGAATCAGTATCAAGCATTATGTCCTGCGTACGAACCTGCGCAACTTTCTTAAGTATCGAAGCTGGACCGCGGAGAACAACTTCGGCAGGCACACAAGATTTTCCTTCAATGGTAAAATCTTTGTTCAAAGATCCCTTCCATGTGGGGATAACCCTAACAGTTTTCTTAACATACATATCAACAACAAGATTTATTATTGAAGGCTTAATTTCAACAACTTCCAAAGCACTACCAAGCCCGAGTTTCTCGGGAACAACAGCGATAGGATTGCTGCCAACAATAAGGTGTCCAGTATCAAGAGAATAAGCCATTTTTTTTGTATCTAGATTGCGAATAAGTCCTTTGGGACCTCTGAGACGGGCAGAAACCTTTGTAATCATTCCGCTACGAATAATCATACCCTGAGGCGGGTTAACAATTTCCAATGGGAATTCAACCCACGTTTCAACAAGATCACGGCCTGTAACCAGATACCATGTTAAAACGGCCATTGTTATCGCCAGTAGCGCTATTTTCCAGTGTTTATCTACCATAATATTAGCTCAAAGTGTTTTTCAGAACACGTTTTAATCTGATAATATCCAAGCTAGTAGTAAGCTTGCCACCTATAGCAACAGAAATTGTGCCCCGTTCTTCTGAAACGGCAATTGCGATTACATCTGTTTCTTCACTGATACCGAGAGCGGCCCTATGCCTTGTTCCGATAGCACTCTTTCTGGTTGAAACCTGTGCTAAAGGCAATATACATGATGCAGCTACAATTCTATTAGAATTAATCACTACAGCTCCGTCATGCAGCGGTGTATCCGGCCAAAAAATATTTATAAGAAGCTGCTTTGTAATCTTAGAATCAATCTCAACGCCCTTCTCGATAATGTCTCCGAGTGGAACGTTCTTTTGAATAACCACAAGAGCCCCGATTTTACGGCGAGCCATTGAATCCATTGCTGAACAAATCTCATCAATAACTGCAATCTTAAAATCGTTTTTGCGCCAGAAGCGCCCTGCGCCCATTTGAGCAAGACCTTTTCGGATATCACGCTGAAATAAAATAACTATGATAAGGAAAATTGAACTCAAAAAGTTCGTGAGTAGCCAGTTCAGAGTGTATAAGCCAAAAACATCTGAAGTATAATAAACAAAAAGGATAACAAACAAACCCCAAATAATAGCCGCAGCACGAGTTCCACGTACAAGCAGAATTACGTAAAAATAGACTACACCGACAAGGCCGATATCGAGTAGTTCCTTCCAGGAAATTTGAAATCCTAATAATTCAAACATTAAATATCCTTGGCAATCGCCTTCACAATCCTCAAGGTCTGAGCAGTCAAACCTACTTCGTGAACCCTATGAATCGGAACTCCGCGCGCGGCAAGAACAGCTGTAGCAGCCTGCGTTGCGTTTTGACGATCCTGCGGTTCAAGCCCTAGCAACTTGCCCCATAATGACTTATTTGAAAGCCCCATGTAAACCGGAAAACCTAATTCCATGAGCGCATCAATATTTTTAAGAATCTCAATATTGTGCTCAAGAGTTTTTCCAAACCCTATACCTGGATCAATTACTATGTTTTTTTCGGGTAATCCAGCTTTTAAGAGTTTTTCAAGACTTTTTTTAAAAAAAGTTGAAATTTCTCCGATTACATTATCATAATGTGGCGCAATTTGCATTTTATCTGGGCTGCCCTGACTGTGCATCAAAACATAACCCGGCTTAATATCCGCAACCACTTCAAGAAGGGCAGGATCAGCACTGAAAGCTGAAACGTCATTGATAATAGAAGCTCCAGCTTCGAGGGCAGCAAGAGCCACCTCGTGCTTAACGGTATCAACGGAGACAACGTGATCCTTAGCTAGTTCTCTAACAACCGGGATTACACGGCGGATTTCATCCTTTGCAGAAATTTTGTCTGCAAAGGGCCTTGTGCTTTCACCGCCGACATCAAGTATATCCGCACCCTGCGATGCCAGCATTCTGCCATTAGCAACAGCATGCTGTGGATCATAGTTTACTCCGCCATCATAAAAAGAATCAGGAGTTACATTTACTATTCCGGCAATAAAAAAAGGGGAAGGGCCTAAAACCCTTCCCCCCTTAATGGTCCATGTGTAGGTCCGTTTCATTTAACTCTTCCGGCTAATCAGAGCTCTTTTTATCATCAGAGGATTTCTCTTCTTCAGACTTGGCTTCAGATTCTTGGCTAGATTTATCATCTGAATTATCTGGTGATTCGTCGAAAGAAAACTCATTGTTTTCAGTTGAATCAGCTTCAGACTTGGCTTCATCCTTCTCTTCAACCGGAGTATATCCAGCTTTTGCTGAAGACTCATAAGCCTTCGCAGCGTTTGAAGGAGTTGCTGAATTAGCCAAATTCTCAAGTGGAGGTAACACTCCACCGTTCATAAGCGTATCAATTTCATCTCCGGAGATAGTTTCACGCTCAAGTAATGCAGCGGCAATCGTATGGAGATGTTCTTTATTTTCAGTGAGCAACATCTTAGCTTTTTCAAGTGCGGTATCGATAATTCTTCTGATTTCAGAATCGATAAGACGCGCTGTGTCTTCACTAAAGTCTTTACCATGACCAAATTCCTTACCGAGGAATACCTGATCATTGGTTTCACCAAAAGTCATAGGTCCGAGTTTTTCACTCATACCCCATTGACAAACCATGCTGCGAGCCATCTTAGTAGCGCGCTCGATATCATTGCTGGCCCCAGTGGTCATCTGGTCAAGGATCAGTTCCTCTGCAACACGACCACCAAGTAGCATAACAAGTGTATCTTCAAGGTATCTTTTAGAATAGTTATGACGATCATCAACTGGGAGCTGCTGGGTTACACCAAGAGCTCTACCACGAGGAATAATCGTGACCTTGTGAATTGGATCGGTATCTTCAAGAAGCTTAGCTGCAAGAGCATGCCCAGCTTCATGATACGCTGTAGTCTCTTTTTCTTTATCGTTAAGAATAAGACTACGACGTTCTCTACCCATAAGTACTTTATCTTTGGCTTCTTCGAAATCCACCATTTTCACGTAATCCTGATTGTTCTTCGCTGCGGAGAGAGCCGCCTCATTGACGAGGTTCTCAAGATCCGCACCGGAAAATCCAGGGGTTCCGCGAGCAATGACATCAAGATCAAGATCATCTGCCAAAGGTGTTTTGCGGGTGTGAACTTTAAGGATATGCGCCCTGCCTCTAACATCAGGAGTAGGAACAACAACCTGTCTGTCGAAACGACCTGGTCTAAGTAGAGCCGGGTCAAGTACATCAGGTCTATTCGTAGCAGCAATAAGGATAACGCCTTCGTTAGACTCAAATCCATCCATCTCTACGAGAAGCTGGTTAAGTGTCTGCTCGCGTTCATCATGCCCGCCGCCGAGACCGGCGCCACGCTGACGTCCAACTGCGTCAATTTCATCAATAAATATCAAACAAGGAGCATTCTTTTTACCCTGAGCAAAAAGATCACGAACACGAGAAGCACCGACACCAACGAACATTTCAACAAAATCCGAACCGGAAATTGAAAAGAATGGTACGCCAGCTTCACCAGCAACAGCACGTGCAAGTAATGTTTTACCAGTACCCGGTGACCCGACAAGAAGAACCCCTTTAGGGATACGACCGCCAAGACGCGTAAACTTCTTAGGTTCGCTAAGAAACTGGACTATTTCAGAAAGCTCTTCTTTAGCTTCGTCTACTCCGGCAACATCCTGAAATGTTACTTTAGCGCTTTCTTCATTAAGCATACGAGCTTTGGATTTACCGAAAGACATGGCCCCGCCACGTCCGCCGCCACCGCCGCCTTGCATTTGACGCATGAAAAATATCCATACACCAACAAGAAGCAGCATAGGAAACCAAGATATGAACAGAGTCATATACCAAGGAGAATCTTCTGCCGGTTCTGCTATCACTTCAATTTTATTCTTAATCAGATTAGGAATTAGAGTAGGATCATTAGGGCTATAGGTAACGAAACGTTTATCGCCAACCATAACTCCGCTGATTTTCTGTCCTTGAATCTTGACCTGTATGATCTCTCCGCTATCGACTTTCATAAGGAAGTCAGTATAGGAAACCTTTTGCTGGGGAGCTGCAGGCTGGTTGAAAAGATTGAACAAAACAATCATCACCAACATGATGGTTACCCAGACCAAGAGGTTCTTGGCAAAACTGTTCAAAATTCATCTCCTTCATATTTGTCCGGCCCATGTCTGCAACGCGCAAACCTAAGGTATACGGACTAAAATCAGTTCTTTGTTTAGCTTCAATCAGTATTAATAAGTCTAATTCTAGAAAAGGCAAGGGGAATAAGAAATATTATTAATGCTTGCCCTTACCGTGTAAAATTGGTAGCTGATTTTTCATGAGAACGGAAGTGTTTCGTCACCGGTGTGGCGCCTGGACTTCAAATCCAGTGGACGGGCTAACCCTCGTCGGTAGGTTCGACTCCTATACACTTCCGCCATTCACTCCCCCAACACCCCTTCAGAACTATCAATAAAACACAATTATTAGCTTCCCAGTATGACAAATAATAAGTATTATAATACATGAAGAGGGACTCTTATAGCCTTTTTTTGCACGACAAAAAGAAGGAGCACAAAAATGGATTCAAAATGTACTAAAGGATCTTTTTTATATACAGGATGCGATGCAATTGACGAACAGCATCAAGGCTTCTTTAAACTTCTGGAAAAATTTAATTCACAAATAGATGAAAACGACAACAGTGAAATCGCAGATATTATTTCTGAATTATATTTATACAGCATCTACCATTTTGAAACAGAAGAAAAAATTTTCAGCCAATACCCATCCATTGATTTTTCTAAACATCTAAATCAACATCAAGCTTTTTCCGAAAAAGTTGAGCAATTCAATAGCGTTTGTTTACTGGACAACACCGAAGGATCTCAGAAAGTACTCAAATTTATGAAAAACTGGCTCACATCGCATATTCAAAATATAGATGTTGCTGACTTCAAGGCGATAGAAGAATTAGAAAAAGCAAAATAAAAAAGCTCCATTCAAATTGAATGGAGCTTTTTTTAAAACAAATTACAACAAACTGACTTATTTCTTTAGCCAGACTTTTAGTTCAGCAATCTGAGACTTAACAGACTCAGGCCCAGTTCCACCGGGAGACACTCTACGTCTTACCGCGGCCTCATATGAAAGAATCTCGAACACATCTTCATCAATTTTATCTGAAAAAGACTTAAGCTCGGCAAGCGTCATATCCTCAAGCCCTTTACCTGCTGTTTCTGCATGAGCAACAGCCGATCCGGTAATGTGGTGAGCTTCACGGAAGGGAATGCCTTTACCGACTAAATAGTCAGCAAGTTCAGTCGCATTCAAGAACCCTTTTTTCAGGGCATTTTCCATATTCTCAGCATTAAAGCCCATTACTTCCATCATATCTGCCATGATGGACACTGATGCATAGACCGTTTTGTCAGCATCAAAAAACGGCTCTTTATCTTCCTGCATATCTCTATTGTATGCCAGCGGAAGACCTTTCACAGTTGTGAGCATTGAAATCAAATCGCCGAAAACTCGGCCCGTTTTACCACGCATAAGCTCACACACGTCAGGATTCTTTTTCTGAGGCATGATTGATGAGCCGGTAGAATAAGCATCAGGCAGCTTAATGAAGCCGAAACAAGGGTTAGCCCATATGATAAGCTCTTCACAAATTCGACTTAGGTGAGTCATAATCAAAGAGCCTGTAAACAATGATTCCATCACGAAATCACGATCCGAAACTGCATCAAGACTATTACGAAAAGTTCCATCCATACCAAGCTTTTCAGCTACAGAAGAAGGATTCAGAGGATAAGTTGTTCCAGCGAGAGCTGCAGCGCCAAGTGGGCTTACATTTACACGCTTAATACAATCACAAACGCGTTCATGATCTCTTTTGAACATCCAGGCATAAGCGAGCATGTGATGAGCCAAGCTTACAGGCTGAGCCGGCTGTAAGTGTGTATACCCCGGAAGCAAAACGCCTAGATGACCTTCAGCTTTTGCGGTGAATACGGAAATTAGTTTTTCAAGCACGTCTTTCCATGCTTCGAGACTGCGAACTACGTACAAACGAAAACCAAGGGCAACCTGATCATTACGACTACGACCAGTGTGGAGCTTCCCACCGACTGCGCCAACAATTTCAGTAAGTCTGCTCTCGATATTCATGTGGAGATCTTCCATCTCCTTTTTCCACTCAAATTTACCAGACTCGATTTCACCGAGAACAGTATCAAGACCTTCGACCAAAGTCTTAGCTTCATCCTCAGTAAGAACACCCTGCTCTGCCAGCACCTGAGCATGCGCTTTTGAGCCTTCAATATCTTCTCGGTACAGATTTTTATCATAGCTGACAGACTGCGTGTATTCTTCTACTGACGCAGCAGTTTTTTGAGCAAATCTTCCGCCCCATAATTTAATTTCAGCCATGTTCAATACCTCGTAATGTCTATGTTTCTTTTAACTTTAAATAACACCAAAACAAAAAATCCCACCTTAAATCAAAGTCTCAGTCCGTAGGATTGAAAATGATCAATATGGGCAGGATCAAAAGGCTCAGGCAGGTTATTCCCCACCTGAGCCATATAATTTAACTATTTGTCGCAGTTATTGCCATCTGTGAGCCAATTGGACCCAGACTCAGCAGTTTTGCCTTTCAGTCTAAGACCGATGAGCTTAATGAAACCTTCTGCATCTTTCTGGTCGTAAACTTCATCTTCTTCAAAAGTAGCAAGATCAGCACGATAGAGAGAGTAAGGAGACTTACGCCCTTCAGGAATAACATTACCTTTGTAGAGCTTAACTCTAACTGTTCCAGTAATTTTTTCCTGAGTCTTATCAATCATTGCCTGAAGAGCTATGCGTTCAGGAGCATACCAGTATCCATTGTATACCATTTCAGCATACTTAGGAATGAGGCTGTCTCTGAGATGCATAACCTCGCGGTCCATGCAAAGACCTTCAAGATCGCGATGTGCAACGTGAATGATTGTTCCACCAGGAGTTTCGTATACACCGCGGGATTTCATTCCAACAAATCTATTCTCTACCATATCAACTCTACCAATTCCGTGCTTTCCACCGATTTCATTAAGTTTTTCAACTAATGCTGCGGGGGAGTGACTAACACCGTTGATTGCAACAGGGTCACCGCGTTCGAAATCAATAGTAATAATTTCAGGATCATTAGGTGCTTTTTCAATAGGAGTACAATATCTGTATGATTCAGGAGAAGGCGCATTCCACGGATCTTCAAGCTCAGAACCTTCAAAACTTACGTGAAGAAGGTTAGCGTCCATTGACCATGGTTTACGGCGCGTAACCGGAATATCAATACCATTATCTTTAGCAAAAGCCATGAGGTCTGTACGGGATTTAAGATCCCACTCACGCCAAGGGGCAATATTTAGAAGCCTAGGATTCATTCCCATTGCGCCAAGTTCAAAACGGACCTGATCATTACCTTTGCCTGTCGCACCATGTGCTACAGCCTGAGCGCCTTCGCTCTCGGCAATTTCAACCATTCTTTTAGCAATCAAAGGACGAGCAATGGCAGTTCCGAGGAGGTAACGTCCTTCGTAAATTGCGCCTGCGCGGAAACATGGAAAAATGAAATCGCGAGCAAATTCTTCGCGCAGATCTTCAACAAATGCCTTACTAGCACCAGTTGCAAGAGCTTTTTCTTCAATTCCATCAAGCTCTTCTCCCTGACCTAGGTCAGCAGTTAGAGTAATAACTTCGCAGTCATACTCCTGCTTGATCCATTTCAATATAACGGAGGTATCAAGACCACCTGAATATGCCAATACTACTTTTTCTACTTTACTCATTATTAATTCCTTCAAATATTATTCTACAGCATGAACATTTGGAACAACAGTAATCGGCCCAAGAAGCTTTCCAACGGCTTCAAGATCAACTTCTATACCGTTAACAGCCCACTCAAGAATAGCTTTCTGCATATGCAGTCTGTTTTCTGCCTGATCAAATATAATAGATCTCGGCCCGTCAAGTACATCAGCCGTTACTTCCTCACCTCTATGTGCAGGCAAGCAATGCATAACTTTGCAATCTGGATGAGCATGAGCGAGAAGTTCCTCGTTAACCTGATAAGGAGCAAAAGCTTTTTCACGCTCAGTCTGCTCTTCTTCCTGCCCCATTGAGGCAAATACATCAGTATTAACGTAATGAGCTCCTTTGACCGCTTCAATTGGGTCGTAGCTCATGTTGATCTTAGCGCCCATAGCAAGTGCACGTGCGATAACATCAGAATTAGGCTCATAGCCTTCCGGGAAAGACAAGGTAAGATAAATAGGGAAATATATAGCCGCATTAATCCATGAATGCGCCATATTATTACCGTCGCCAATCCACGTAACCTGAAGATTTCCAAGATCAGGTGTTCTTTCGTAAATAGTCAACATATCGCTCAAGACCTGACAAGGATGGTACCTGTCGGTAAGAGCATT
Encoded proteins:
- the galU gene encoding UTP--glucose-1-phosphate uridylyltransferase GalU, with the translated sequence MVIKKVIIPVAGWGTRSLPATKNIPKEMLPIFRKPVIQYVVEEAMTSGLTDVVFITNQNKKIIEDHFDYNLSLEDVLKRANKHEILAECRRVAEMVNIISVRQKKQLGLGHAVLCAKEVCKNDPFAVMVGDDLMFGLEPGIKQLIDAARTENMAVVGVIEVPENKVDRYGIVQGEEFAPGMYRVRNLVEKPPIGQAPSRLAIVGRYVLLPEIFDHLENLEPGVGGEIQLTDALQCLAQDNKLLAVKLRGQRFDAGDWVEYLTANIYFALQDEELRDGLVKSLRELLSCS
- the glmM gene encoding phosphoglucosamine mutase, whose amino-acid sequence is MSKRLFGTDGLRGQVNIFPMTPDIALKLGLACGHFFRNGNQRPKVIIGKDTRLSGYVFESALTAGLCAMGMDVFQVGPMPTPAISFLTRNMRADLGIVISASHNPFMDNGIKLFDKDGFKLPDGLEDEIAEMVLSDNPNWNYPQSENVGRASKIEDAKGRYIVYLKYSFPQKMTLKGVKLVLDCANGATYSLGHMFEELGAEVVTIGNKPNGLNINDKCGSLYPEIVGQRVIEENADIGLAIDGDGDRLIVVDEKGQVLDGDQLMALCAADLMERGKLTKNMLVATVMSNMALENFMKERGGTLLRTNVGDRYVMEAMRREGAVLGGEQSGHLIFREYSTTGDGLLAALQLLRILCEKNRPLSELSGLLKLYPQSLVNVHVKRKVPFEEVPAVQEALKKVEKALGDKGRVLLRYSGTESVARVMVEAEDSSKVDLYTAELADVLEKHLV
- a CDS encoding CdaR family protein gives rise to the protein MVDKHWKIALLAITMAVLTWYLVTGRDLVETWVEFPLEIVNPPQGMIIRSGMITKVSARLRGPKGLIRNLDTKKMAYSLDTGHLIVGSNPIAVVPEKLGLGSALEVVEIKPSIINLVVDMYVKKTVRVIPTWKGSLNKDFTIEGKSCVPAEVVLRGPASILKKVAQVRTQDIMLDTDSPEVWKGLIPLNLPEEVEANPGMVSVSLVFKVRKAKMWVKVPLYILGPEEIDFTASQNFVRLFVEGPKPFFRKNDFRNEITASIDINATIPNGENIVNYDVSVPSGCSVTKKNPEVITVTISRQDLVDQ
- the cdaA gene encoding diadenylate cyclase CdaA; the protein is MFELLGFQISWKELLDIGLVGVVYFYVILLVRGTRAAAIIWGLFVILFVYYTSDVFGLYTLNWLLTNFLSSIFLIIVILFQRDIRKGLAQMGAGRFWRKNDFKIAVIDEICSAMDSMARRKIGALVVIQKNVPLGDIIEKGVEIDSKITKQLLINIFWPDTPLHDGAVVINSNRIVAASCILPLAQVSTRKSAIGTRHRAALGISEETDVIAIAVSEERGTISVAIGGKLTTSLDIIRLKRVLKNTLS
- the folP gene encoding dihydropteroate synthase, encoding MKRTYTWTIKGGRVLGPSPFFIAGIVNVTPDSFYDGGVNYDPQHAVANGRMLASQGADILDVGGESTRPFADKISAKDEIRRVIPVVRELAKDHVVSVDTVKHEVALAALEAGASIINDVSAFSADPALLEVVADIKPGYVLMHSQGSPDKMQIAPHYDNVIGEISTFFKKSLEKLLKAGLPEKNIVIDPGIGFGKTLEHNIEILKNIDALMELGFPVYMGLSNKSLWGKLLGLEPQDRQNATQAATAVLAARGVPIHRVHEVGLTAQTLRIVKAIAKDI
- the ftsH gene encoding ATP-dependent zinc metalloprotease FtsH — protein: MNSFAKNLLVWVTIMLVMIVLFNLFNQPAAPQQKVSYTDFLMKVDSGEIIQVKIQGQKISGVMVGDKRFVTYSPNDPTLIPNLIKNKIEVIAEPAEDSPWYMTLFISWFPMLLLVGVWIFFMRQMQGGGGGGRGGAMSFGKSKARMLNEESAKVTFQDVAGVDEAKEELSEIVQFLSEPKKFTRLGGRIPKGVLLVGSPGTGKTLLARAVAGEAGVPFFSISGSDFVEMFVGVGASRVRDLFAQGKKNAPCLIFIDEIDAVGRQRGAGLGGGHDEREQTLNQLLVEMDGFESNEGVILIAATNRPDVLDPALLRPGRFDRQVVVPTPDVRGRAHILKVHTRKTPLADDLDLDVIARGTPGFSGADLENLVNEAALSAAKNNQDYVKMVDFEEAKDKVLMGRERRSLILNDKEKETTAYHEAGHALAAKLLEDTDPIHKVTIIPRGRALGVTQQLPVDDRHNYSKRYLEDTLVMLLGGRVAEELILDQMTTGASNDIERATKMARSMVCQWGMSEKLGPMTFGETNDQVFLGKEFGHGKDFSEDTARLIDSEIRRIIDTALEKAKMLLTENKEHLHTIAAALLERETISGDEIDTLMNGGVLPPLENLANSATPSNAAKAYESSAKAGYTPVEEKDEAKSEADSTENNEFSFDESPDNSDDKSSQESEAKSEEEKSSDDKKSSD
- a CDS encoding bacteriohemerythrin, with protein sequence MDSKCTKGSFLYTGCDAIDEQHQGFFKLLEKFNSQIDENDNSEIADIISELYLYSIYHFETEEKIFSQYPSIDFSKHLNQHQAFSEKVEQFNSVCLLDNTEGSQKVLKFMKNWLTSHIQNIDVADFKAIEELEKAK
- the argH gene encoding argininosuccinate lyase → MAEIKLWGGRFAQKTAASVEEYTQSVSYDKNLYREDIEGSKAHAQVLAEQGVLTEDEAKTLVEGLDTVLGEIESGKFEWKKEMEDLHMNIESRLTEIVGAVGGKLHTGRSRNDQVALGFRLYVVRSLEAWKDVLEKLISVFTAKAEGHLGVLLPGYTHLQPAQPVSLAHHMLAYAWMFKRDHERVCDCIKRVNVSPLGAAALAGTTYPLNPSSVAEKLGMDGTFRNSLDAVSDRDFVMESLFTGSLIMTHLSRICEELIIWANPCFGFIKLPDAYSTGSSIMPQKKNPDVCELMRGKTGRVFGDLISMLTTVKGLPLAYNRDMQEDKEPFFDADKTVYASVSIMADMMEVMGFNAENMENALKKGFLNATELADYLVGKGIPFREAHHITGSAVAHAETAGKGLEDMTLAELKSFSDKIDEDVFEILSYEAAVRRRVSPGGTGPESVKSQIAELKVWLKK